The following proteins are co-located in the Leptospira sp. GIMC2001 genome:
- a CDS encoding zinc-dependent alcohol dehydrogenase family protein: protein MKAITLSKFGRENLVFGDIENPGSPGAGNVLIRYKAASLNYRDLLVIAGKYNPKFPLPLIPCSDGAGEIVEVGESVTDFQVGDRVMSCFAPSWIDGEASHSELRNTLGGPLPGTMREYAILPASGIVKTPDYLTDEEAACLPCAAVTSWSSLVRLGGIKAGDWVVVQGTGGVSLFAIQIAKASGAKVILTTGSEDKKKRGMDLGADYVIDYKAKPNWGREAKKITGDIGVDHVMEVGGAGTLEQSIRAIRPFGTIHLIGVLGGGEGSINLLPVVMNQVKMQGVVVGSRNTFREMVKAFEAHKIHPVVDQVFSWKNFQDALEHLKLANHFGKIAIKLD, encoded by the coding sequence ATGAAAGCAATCACACTCAGTAAATTTGGTCGGGAAAATTTAGTCTTTGGAGATATTGAAAATCCTGGTTCACCTGGCGCTGGGAATGTTCTTATTCGATACAAGGCAGCTTCACTCAATTATCGAGACTTACTTGTGATTGCTGGAAAATACAATCCAAAATTTCCCTTACCACTCATACCTTGTAGCGATGGGGCTGGTGAGATTGTTGAAGTTGGAGAATCTGTAACGGATTTCCAAGTAGGTGACCGCGTGATGTCATGCTTCGCACCTTCATGGATAGATGGAGAAGCAAGTCATAGTGAATTGAGAAATACACTTGGCGGACCATTGCCTGGAACCATGCGCGAATATGCAATTTTGCCAGCATCTGGTATTGTAAAGACGCCAGATTATCTTACTGACGAAGAAGCAGCTTGCCTTCCTTGTGCTGCTGTAACATCTTGGTCGTCTTTAGTTCGGTTAGGTGGTATTAAAGCAGGTGATTGGGTCGTAGTTCAAGGAACGGGTGGGGTTTCTTTGTTTGCCATTCAGATTGCGAAAGCAAGTGGAGCAAAGGTTATTCTCACTACAGGAAGCGAAGATAAGAAAAAGCGTGGTATGGATTTGGGTGCTGACTATGTGATTGACTACAAAGCGAAACCAAATTGGGGGCGCGAAGCAAAAAAAATCACTGGCGACATTGGTGTCGATCATGTGATGGAAGTTGGAGGAGCTGGAACTCTAGAACAATCTATCCGTGCAATTCGTCCGTTCGGAACAATTCACCTAATTGGCGTTCTGGGTGGTGGTGAAGGATCAATCAATCTACTACCTGTCGTTATGAACCAAGTAAAAATGCAAGGTGTCGTAGTAGGAAGTCGCAATACTTTCCGTGAAATGGTAAAAGCATTTGAAGCACATAAGATTCATCCAGTAGTTGACCAAGTCTTCTCTTGGAAAAATTTTCAAGATGCACTTGAGCATTTAAAATTAGCCAACCACTTTGGTAAAATTGCAATAAAATTAGATTAA
- a CDS encoding TIGR04454 family lipoprotein, with protein sequence MKRIFLVLAILGVLGFVNCGGGNVYTSEQCEASLNNVFDKVTDAATEEDKAKFAPMKATLMGKLKKDCMEGKFDLDCLDKATNIAALQTCLK encoded by the coding sequence ATGAAAAGAATTTTCCTCGTTCTCGCTATTCTTGGGGTATTGGGTTTTGTAAATTGTGGAGGCGGAAACGTTTACACATCTGAACAGTGTGAAGCAAGTTTGAACAATGTATTTGACAAAGTTACAGATGCAGCAACTGAAGAAGACAAAGCTAAATTTGCACCAATGAAAGCAACTTTGATGGGTAAACTAAAGAAAGATTGTATGGAAGGCAAATTTGATTTGGATTGTTTAGACAAAGCAACAAATATTGCAGCACTACAAACCTGCTTGAAGTAA
- a CDS encoding TPM domain-containing protein, protein MNVKRFFKHLFITQSHSKKYFPQASLDKIKAVITESEKKHDAEIVFAIESSIQPIAAMQNYSARSRSIDVFSQLRVWDTEANNGVLVYLLLADHDIEIVADRGINKVAGEHFWEEVCKKMEENFRNGNFETGVIEGINMITDILAKYYPKNNKKSNEIPDSPVVM, encoded by the coding sequence ATGAACGTAAAACGATTTTTCAAGCATTTATTTATCACGCAATCTCATTCAAAAAAATATTTCCCACAAGCTTCTCTAGATAAGATCAAAGCCGTGATCACAGAATCAGAAAAGAAGCATGATGCTGAAATCGTCTTTGCAATTGAATCTTCGATTCAACCAATTGCAGCTATGCAAAATTATTCTGCAAGATCTCGCTCGATAGATGTCTTCAGCCAATTGCGAGTCTGGGACACTGAAGCAAACAACGGAGTTTTAGTCTATCTCTTGTTAGCCGATCATGACATTGAGATAGTTGCAGATAGAGGAATCAACAAAGTTGCTGGAGAACATTTCTGGGAAGAAGTTTGCAAGAAAATGGAAGAGAACTTTCGCAATGGAAATTTTGAGACAGGAGTGATAGAGGGAATCAATATGATTACGGATATTCTTGCAAAATACTATCCAAAAAATAATAAAAAATCCAACGAGATTCCAGACAGCCCAGTTGTTATGTAG
- a CDS encoding ferritin-like domain-containing protein, which produces MKSLKKTTYLEAVAAAIEHEVRSFKFFMKMSDELKPGQTQELFQQLAADGDEHIKFIEEIYKQAEGKELPNLKTLSEIHKFHSSTIQMLMEKLERNMNQAVENDERKALELAVLHGDDAREFYGKLKDKFPDPKINLLFRRLQDFIDTNTNLIEAQIMALGQANQPELQFFWEDDSLMEAAAQGTDRKKSSNSNSAKSSSKQTKPTPSKPTKKDKAKASKPKVADKTKSSAKPKAKKKATAKKKKNSSAAGTANKVKAKKTSKKVKVNKPKQSKVSAKKKSAPKKKKKK; this is translated from the coding sequence ATGAAATCATTAAAGAAAACAACCTATTTAGAAGCAGTTGCAGCAGCAATAGAACATGAAGTAAGATCATTCAAATTCTTTATGAAAATGAGTGATGAACTTAAGCCAGGACAGACTCAAGAACTTTTTCAGCAGTTGGCAGCTGATGGTGATGAACATATTAAATTTATCGAAGAGATCTATAAGCAAGCTGAAGGTAAAGAACTCCCCAATCTAAAAACCCTTTCTGAGATTCATAAATTCCATTCTTCTACGATCCAAATGCTAATGGAAAAGTTAGAAAGAAATATGAATCAAGCCGTTGAAAATGACGAACGAAAGGCGCTTGAACTCGCTGTTCTACATGGAGATGATGCGAGAGAATTCTATGGTAAACTAAAAGACAAATTTCCAGATCCTAAGATCAATCTTTTATTTCGAAGACTTCAAGATTTCATTGATACCAATACCAATTTGATCGAAGCCCAGATCATGGCACTTGGTCAAGCAAACCAACCTGAATTGCAATTTTTCTGGGAAGATGATTCTTTAATGGAAGCTGCAGCTCAAGGAACAGACCGCAAGAAATCTTCGAATAGCAATTCGGCCAAAAGCTCCTCGAAGCAAACAAAACCTACACCCTCTAAACCAACCAAGAAAGATAAAGCGAAAGCAAGCAAACCAAAAGTTGCTGACAAAACAAAATCATCCGCCAAACCAAAAGCTAAGAAAAAAGCTACAGCTAAGAAGAAGAAAAATAGTTCTGCCGCAGGAACTGCAAACAAGGTAAAGGCGAAAAAAACATCTAAGAAAGTGAAAGTAAATAAGCCTAAACAAAGCAAAGTATCAGCAAAGAAAAAATCAGCACCTAAAAAGAAGAAAAAAAAGTGA
- a CDS encoding DUF2505 family protein, producing MKYKVTQNFEVPLNQLLQAREDRYKHLDKFPDLKNVTLIEEKRDGNKIFQKRKIDLGASLPPILATALSEPCLMEDSIFYTDTNTHEFKLYPPEKENVVTITGTSVYKATDDSKSERSYDVEVKSKVLFIAPAIELAIEGIHKHSLEKDMASIRKFLEL from the coding sequence GTGAAATACAAAGTTACACAAAATTTTGAAGTCCCATTGAATCAATTGCTTCAAGCAAGAGAAGATCGTTACAAACATTTGGATAAATTTCCAGATTTAAAGAATGTTACATTGATAGAAGAAAAGCGCGATGGCAATAAGATTTTTCAGAAAAGAAAGATTGACCTAGGTGCTTCTTTACCACCAATCCTCGCAACTGCACTTTCTGAACCATGCCTTATGGAAGATTCCATTTTCTACACAGATACCAATACTCATGAGTTCAAATTGTACCCTCCTGAGAAAGAAAATGTTGTAACAATTACAGGGACATCGGTTTATAAAGCCACTGATGATTCTAAATCAGAAAGATCTTATGATGTCGAAGTCAAATCAAAAGTTTTGTTTATAGCTCCGGCAATTGAGTTAGCGATTGAAGGAATCCATAAACATAGCTTAGAGAAGGATATGGCTTCGATTCGAAAGTTCTTGGAACTTTAA
- a CDS encoding Lsa36 family surface (lipo)protein, with protein sequence MIKWHNLAPAFLFLSVALLQTSSLQAQFTCTGSICDYFPGGISQELNSTLGKLENDYLQEVLKNNTEASFLTNIISSSVGTGKVRRVQFGVSASAAAVKKDDIIIADNNIELPKLPNGGISLNPAINLDFNLGWVLGQKEDSFLRRFSIYLHGMKFNFNEGDAKGSTQAKNNVTLNGKIESYGGMIRFQAIEETEFGFGFLTWNGLNVGAGYHYARQDYALNYRNDNAQSIKIREVEGKWGGDTIFNYQTVSKTYNVDVRTGIGLFWILNLVVGGGYSWNEGETYVSLSRNGPIVLQTAGISDLNIPREYQQFFNQDNSISQAGTLGLNADARGVSRRNIAYGIGGLDIDLFLLKINLEGIYGGKDFYGANLAVRISF encoded by the coding sequence ATGATTAAATGGCACAATCTCGCCCCGGCTTTTCTTTTCTTATCGGTAGCTTTACTTCAGACCTCAAGTCTGCAGGCTCAATTCACATGTACTGGAAGTATCTGCGATTATTTTCCAGGAGGAATTTCTCAAGAATTGAATTCCACTCTCGGTAAGCTTGAGAATGATTATTTACAAGAAGTACTAAAAAATAATACAGAAGCTTCATTTCTTACCAATATTATAAGTTCAAGTGTCGGTACTGGTAAAGTTAGGCGAGTTCAATTTGGGGTTTCAGCGAGTGCTGCAGCGGTCAAGAAAGATGATATAATCATTGCGGATAATAACATCGAATTGCCGAAACTTCCGAACGGTGGAATCTCTTTGAATCCAGCAATTAATTTAGATTTTAATCTTGGTTGGGTACTAGGACAAAAAGAAGATTCTTTCCTCAGAAGATTCAGTATCTATTTACATGGAATGAAATTTAATTTCAACGAAGGTGATGCCAAAGGTTCCACTCAGGCAAAAAATAATGTAACCCTTAATGGAAAAATTGAATCTTATGGTGGTATGATTCGATTCCAAGCTATCGAAGAAACAGAGTTCGGATTTGGCTTTCTTACTTGGAATGGTTTGAATGTTGGAGCGGGATATCATTATGCAAGACAAGATTACGCTTTGAACTATCGAAATGACAATGCTCAGTCTATTAAGATACGTGAAGTAGAAGGTAAATGGGGCGGTGATACAATTTTTAATTACCAAACTGTTTCGAAAACATACAACGTTGATGTTAGGACTGGCATTGGATTGTTTTGGATTCTCAATCTAGTGGTAGGTGGAGGATATAGTTGGAATGAAGGTGAGACCTATGTCTCTTTATCCAGAAATGGTCCTATTGTTTTGCAGACTGCAGGTATCTCTGATCTAAATATACCTCGTGAATATCAACAATTTTTTAACCAAGATAACTCAATTTCGCAAGCAGGAACTCTTGGTTTAAATGCTGATGCACGAGGAGTATCGAGACGCAATATTGCATATGGAATTGGTGGTTTAGATATCGATCTTTTTCTCTTAAAAATCAATCTTGAAGGCATTTATGGGGGTAAAGATTTCTACGGAGCAAATCTTGCTGTACGAATTTCTTTTTGA
- a CDS encoding DMT family transporter: MSEKSTNPSKIALIQINLSVLIMGHTTLFAKILPFGAVTIIGVRSIFAALAVLAFLFIRKQLHHFVLNRKRDYAFLFSLGILLALHWVTYFHAIQVSTISVGMISLFTYPVFTAILEPFFFGGRISVREIILCCIVFVGLTLVAFSSTDLSLDSSYVEGVLWGLFSAIVYSVRNLLTKRNMVYYSSSILLVFQLLVTSILLLPFLESNSIILEWSNLWKWMVLGFFFTALPHVLYLQGLRKMKATTIGIISTISPIYGTIAAWMYLNEVPTNLTIVGGLLVLGASTYEVIKQQTSLDTQKNIGG, translated from the coding sequence ATGTCTGAGAAATCAACCAACCCGAGCAAGATTGCTTTGATTCAGATCAATCTATCAGTTTTGATTATGGGTCATACTACCTTGTTTGCCAAAATTCTTCCATTTGGTGCAGTAACAATCATTGGTGTTCGATCGATATTTGCAGCCTTGGCTGTGTTAGCTTTTCTTTTCATCCGAAAACAACTCCATCATTTTGTTTTGAATCGTAAGCGTGATTATGCTTTTCTCTTTTCTTTGGGAATCCTATTGGCTCTCCATTGGGTGACTTATTTTCATGCAATTCAGGTCTCGACTATTTCGGTCGGAATGATTTCTTTATTTACATATCCGGTTTTTACAGCGATTTTGGAGCCATTTTTTTTCGGTGGTCGAATCAGTGTGCGAGAAATCATTCTATGTTGTATCGTTTTTGTAGGTCTCACTTTAGTTGCGTTTTCATCTACTGATCTTAGTTTGGATTCCAGTTATGTGGAAGGAGTTCTCTGGGGATTATTCTCAGCTATCGTTTATTCTGTTAGAAATCTTCTCACGAAAAGAAATATGGTCTACTATTCGAGTTCCATTTTGTTGGTTTTTCAATTGTTAGTTACATCTATTCTTCTATTGCCATTCCTCGAAAGCAATTCCATTATATTAGAATGGTCTAATCTATGGAAATGGATGGTGCTTGGATTTTTCTTTACAGCACTTCCGCACGTCTTGTATCTTCAAGGGCTAAGAAAAATGAAGGCTACAACAATCGGTATCATTTCCACCATTTCTCCAATTTATGGAACAATTGCCGCTTGGATGTATTTGAATGAGGTTCCAACGAATCTAACCATTGTTGGTGGACTATTGGTTCTTGGTGCATCAACCTATGAAGTAATAAAGCAGCAAACTAGCCTTGATACTCAAAAAAATATTGGAGGATAA
- a CDS encoding patatin-like phospholipase family protein has translation MKKALVLSGGGARGAYQAGVLKYLEEINFVPDIISGTSVGAINTVAIASGMNSQRLISLWREIESDKVFKYSIFRTIWRLITRKFSFLADTSPLKKLLEEHIDLELCRSSKKKIFISAVNILNAELRYFSNEEITISHILASSAIPVIFPWQYINGSPYWDGGLMANTPIQPAVEQGARDIIVVLLSPVGAKVDLGIPKSKSETMERVFELSMIGSYQMVNNFLKKEKEKQIKMGPLESFLFGFGHEYKNLRIRTISPGKPLGLGSIMNFSVDQAESLIEAGYEDARNQLSKT, from the coding sequence ATGAAGAAAGCATTGGTATTATCGGGTGGTGGGGCAAGAGGGGCATATCAGGCAGGCGTATTGAAATATCTTGAGGAAATAAATTTTGTACCTGACATAATTTCTGGAACCAGTGTTGGAGCGATCAATACAGTGGCAATTGCTTCGGGTATGAATTCGCAGAGGTTGATTTCATTGTGGAGAGAGATCGAATCGGATAAAGTATTTAAATATTCGATTTTTAGAACTATTTGGCGACTTATCACTAGAAAATTTTCTTTTCTTGCTGATACTTCTCCACTCAAGAAATTATTGGAAGAGCATATAGATTTAGAACTTTGTCGTTCATCCAAGAAGAAAATATTCATAAGTGCTGTAAATATTCTGAATGCTGAGCTTAGGTATTTTTCCAATGAAGAAATCACCATCTCACATATACTTGCATCTAGTGCGATTCCTGTAATTTTCCCATGGCAATACATAAATGGATCTCCGTATTGGGATGGTGGGCTAATGGCTAACACTCCGATTCAACCTGCAGTTGAACAAGGAGCAAGAGATATAATTGTTGTTCTACTTTCTCCAGTCGGTGCGAAAGTGGATCTAGGAATTCCTAAGTCAAAATCGGAAACTATGGAAAGGGTATTCGAACTTTCCATGATTGGATCCTATCAGATGGTCAATAATTTTCTAAAAAAAGAAAAAGAAAAACAAATTAAAATGGGTCCGTTAGAGTCTTTTTTATTTGGTTTCGGGCATGAATATAAAAATTTGAGAATCCGAACAATTAGTCCTGGTAAGCCTTTGGGCCTTGGTTCTATTATGAATTTTTCTGTAGATCAAGCTGAATCATTGATAGAAGCAGGATATGAAGATGCTCGAAATCAACTATCCAAAACCTAA
- a CDS encoding glutathione S-transferase family protein yields the protein MKIYGSYTSPFVRRIRYLCLELNIPFELIDTMIESGQTELRTKSPIWKVPCIEVDGIIIWDSHVIMEYLFEKNGAGNFRIPNQEEKWMEYNRVNAIDGGLESAINVFYLNRDGVKTDTSAYMQKQLGRLVSALEWIKPQLVDNYFTKNQKLGLSELALYTALDWMRFRKMYAVDEDKILSEFLKFHSNNPYLVKTEIPG from the coding sequence ATGAAAATATACGGCAGTTACACAAGTCCTTTCGTTAGGAGAATTCGATACCTTTGTCTGGAATTGAATATCCCTTTCGAGTTGATAGATACTATGATAGAGTCAGGACAGACTGAACTTAGAACAAAATCACCCATCTGGAAGGTTCCTTGCATAGAAGTGGATGGAATCATTATCTGGGATAGTCATGTGATCATGGAATATCTTTTTGAGAAGAATGGAGCAGGGAATTTCCGAATTCCCAATCAAGAAGAGAAGTGGATGGAATACAATCGTGTTAATGCGATTGATGGTGGACTCGAATCTGCAATCAATGTATTCTATTTGAATCGGGATGGCGTTAAGACGGATACTTCTGCCTATATGCAAAAGCAACTAGGACGTCTTGTGTCTGCACTTGAGTGGATTAAACCGCAATTGGTTGATAATTATTTTACTAAGAATCAAAAACTGGGTTTATCAGAATTAGCTCTATACACTGCACTTGATTGGATGCGATTTAGGAAAATGTATGCTGTTGATGAAGATAAAATTCTGAGTGAATTCTTAAAATTTCACTCTAACAATCCTTATTTAGTCAAGACAGAAATTCCTGGATAA
- the ccrA gene encoding crotonyl-CoA carboxylase/reductase has product MTSIPEIVPVGELPPLGVVPKKMHAQVIRPERFGDPITSIQPEEIDVPEIAADEVLVAVMAAGVNYNNVWAALGYPVNVIGARNKKGEPEQFHIGGSDASGIVYKVGADVKNVKVGDEVVVHCAMWDKNDPWVKAGKDPMFAPSQLIWAYETNWGSFAQFCKVQDHQCLPKPKHLTWEESAAYMLVGATAYRMLHHWEPNTVKKDDVVLIWGGAGGLGAMAIQIVKAAGGIPIAVVSSDDKIDFCMKLGAAGVINRNKFKHWGAITSEINKPEVFAEWTKSAREFGKAIWDIAGKGKNPQIVFEHPGETTVPTSAFVCETGGMVVICAGTTGFNATVDLRYLWMRQKRFQGSHFANDDNCKGINDLVIDKKVDPVLAQTFQFSETGSCHQLMKENKHPSGNMSILVGAKTTGLGKSA; this is encoded by the coding sequence ATGACATCTATACCTGAAATCGTACCCGTAGGCGAACTACCTCCCCTAGGAGTAGTTCCGAAAAAAATGCACGCTCAAGTCATTCGCCCTGAAAGATTTGGAGATCCAATCACTTCGATTCAACCAGAAGAAATCGACGTCCCAGAAATTGCTGCCGATGAAGTCTTGGTTGCTGTGATGGCTGCTGGTGTGAACTATAATAATGTTTGGGCAGCACTCGGTTATCCTGTAAACGTTATTGGCGCAAGAAACAAAAAAGGCGAACCAGAGCAGTTTCATATTGGTGGATCAGATGCATCCGGTATCGTTTATAAAGTTGGAGCCGATGTAAAAAACGTAAAAGTTGGTGATGAGGTCGTAGTCCATTGCGCAATGTGGGATAAAAACGATCCTTGGGTGAAAGCAGGCAAAGATCCAATGTTTGCTCCATCACAATTGATTTGGGCCTACGAAACGAACTGGGGATCTTTTGCTCAATTCTGTAAAGTCCAAGATCACCAATGTCTTCCTAAACCAAAGCATTTAACATGGGAAGAATCCGCAGCATACATGTTAGTCGGCGCAACTGCGTACAGAATGTTACATCATTGGGAACCAAACACAGTCAAAAAAGATGATGTTGTTTTGATCTGGGGTGGTGCTGGTGGACTTGGAGCTATGGCGATTCAAATCGTAAAAGCTGCTGGTGGAATTCCAATCGCTGTTGTAAGCTCAGATGACAAAATTGATTTCTGCATGAAGTTAGGTGCAGCTGGAGTAATCAACCGAAATAAGTTCAAGCATTGGGGAGCTATAACTAGCGAGATCAATAAGCCAGAAGTTTTTGCTGAATGGACCAAATCCGCTCGTGAATTCGGTAAAGCAATCTGGGATATTGCAGGCAAAGGTAAAAATCCACAAATCGTTTTTGAACATCCAGGAGAGACTACAGTTCCTACATCTGCTTTCGTTTGTGAGACAGGCGGAATGGTTGTAATCTGTGCTGGAACAACCGGATTCAATGCTACAGTAGATCTAAGATATCTTTGGATGAGACAAAAAAGATTCCAAGGTTCCCATTTTGCCAATGACGACAATTGCAAAGGAATCAACGATCTAGTGATTGATAAAAAGGTAGATCCAGTTCTTGCACAAACTTTCCAATTCAGTGAGACTGGTTCATGCCATCAACTGATGAAAGAGAACAAACATCCATCGGGCAATATGTCCATATTGGTTGGAGCAAAAACTACTGGTTTAGGTAAATCTGCTTAA